The following are encoded in a window of Bacteroidota bacterium genomic DNA:
- the fabG gene encoding 3-oxoacyl-ACP reductase FabG, translated as MADHARIAIVTGGAQGIGEAIAQRLASQGCFVIIVDLAAELGDAAVEGIGRDRTTFHRCDISDADDVRQLFEWVRATYGHIDVLVNNAGVIRDHMIWKMTPEEFDLVIRVNLRGTWLMCRQAAMVMKERKTGAIINISSRAWLGNLGQTNYSASKAGIVGLTRSLALELGPHMVRVNAVAPGLIDTPLARALPPEVQQKLINAQPTRSMGQPEDVAEVVAFLASDECRFMTGQVLYVDGGKSIGAGI; from the coding sequence GTGGCTGACCATGCACGCATCGCAATCGTAACGGGTGGCGCCCAGGGAATCGGTGAGGCGATCGCGCAACGGCTTGCATCACAAGGATGCTTTGTCATCATCGTCGATCTGGCTGCGGAACTCGGCGATGCTGCTGTGGAAGGCATTGGCCGCGACCGAACCACATTCCATCGCTGCGATATTTCCGACGCTGATGACGTGCGACAACTATTCGAGTGGGTTCGAGCAACATACGGTCACATCGACGTACTAGTCAATAACGCCGGCGTCATCCGCGATCATATGATATGGAAAATGACACCCGAGGAATTTGACTTGGTCATTCGGGTGAACCTGCGCGGGACCTGGCTCATGTGCCGCCAAGCGGCTATGGTAATGAAGGAGCGCAAGACTGGGGCAATTATCAACATTTCATCCAGAGCCTGGCTTGGCAATTTAGGCCAGACCAACTATTCTGCTTCGAAAGCCGGAATCGTCGGGCTAACACGATCACTCGCATTGGAACTTGGCCCGCACATGGTGCGAGTGAACGCGGTCGCTCCGGGATTGATTGACACACCGCTCGCGCGCGCCCTGCCTCCAGAAGTTCAACAGAAACTCATTAACGCACAGCCAACCCGAAGTATGGGGCAACCCGAAGACGTAGCCGAGGTCGTTGCATTCCTTGCATCGGACGAGTGCCGGTTCATGACAGGACAAGTTCTATATGTTGACGGGGGCAAGAGTATTGGAGCTGGTATCTGA
- a CDS encoding hemerythrin domain-containing protein, protein MQQLYDEHETILVAIDRLKNELRADDPASQAEQLRTLLLFFREYADGYHHQKEDDILFPALADANPAIEMLTGSLEDHHALFRESLAAAEAAINANDWKTTCATFEKYASDLIDHISAENDELFVAAEDVLSDSDRERIHFQFLDTDRELGIERKKQWEEEMSRG, encoded by the coding sequence TTGCAACAACTCTACGATGAGCATGAGACTATTCTCGTCGCGATCGACCGTCTCAAAAATGAACTCCGCGCCGACGATCCCGCGAGTCAGGCCGAACAACTTCGGACACTTCTTCTTTTTTTTCGCGAATATGCCGATGGCTACCATCATCAAAAGGAAGATGATATCTTGTTTCCAGCGTTAGCCGATGCAAATCCCGCGATTGAAATGCTGACTGGTAGTCTGGAGGATCATCATGCACTTTTCCGCGAATCGCTCGCGGCTGCGGAAGCGGCCATCAATGCCAATGACTGGAAGACAACGTGTGCCACATTCGAAAAATATGCTTCGGATCTCATTGATCATATCAGCGCGGAGAATGACGAACTATTCGTCGCTGCCGAAGATGTCCTGAGTGATAGCGACCGAGAACGAATCCATTTCCAATTCCTCGATACGGATCGTGAACTCGGAATCGAACGAAAGAAACAATGGGAGGAGGAAATGTCACGTGGCTGA
- a CDS encoding BadF/BadG/BcrA/BcrD ATPase family protein: protein MSSYYLGIDLGSTTSKAVIINQNDEIIGRGITNTRANYEVASEIARLAAVYNARFSLLKRVLHSELEANPELRRYVADLEDAFQYLEFRVRADRLYRQMVSTTTAYFPIDRQPRILAALGNNFEVAIPAIKQEYLHGKLGSKNQFFRDIFFEQYNHRVGKLDPMLFEPLMTVFDKSITPVENEILPMDFAALVHEAMDILKEKYAGFAERILPPGVSFDEELNLLAGNVREVSETIKRHIDRIAAQEIAIANMVGTGYGRALLPFPKECIRSEILCHAFGAHIAFPDTRTVLDIGGQDTKAIQVDDQGFVTSFQMNDRCAAGCGRYLGYIADELGITLSELGETATRATCDATISSTCTVFAGAELRELQNLGVPREDILGGLHKAIVQRAMSLIARSGGVRNEFTFTGGVARNPAVLKYLRGFITENYGADITMNIHTDSIFMGALGGARFARLGVNVELPRAKRSSAPIMPTMEEEIG from the coding sequence ATGAGCAGCTACTATCTTGGCATCGACTTGGGTTCGACCACTTCGAAGGCGGTCATCATCAATCAGAATGATGAGATCATTGGTCGTGGTATTACAAATACGCGAGCGAATTACGAAGTGGCCTCCGAAATCGCCCGACTGGCGGCGGTCTATAACGCTCGCTTCTCGCTACTGAAGCGAGTTCTTCACTCGGAATTAGAGGCCAACCCGGAATTGAGGCGCTATGTCGCCGATCTGGAAGATGCATTCCAGTATTTGGAATTTCGCGTCCGAGCCGACCGGCTGTATCGGCAGATGGTCTCGACGACGACCGCGTATTTTCCGATCGATCGCCAGCCACGGATCCTTGCGGCACTCGGAAACAATTTCGAAGTCGCAATTCCTGCGATCAAGCAAGAGTACCTTCACGGTAAGTTGGGTTCAAAGAACCAGTTCTTCCGAGACATCTTCTTCGAGCAGTACAATCATCGAGTTGGCAAACTGGATCCTATGCTATTCGAGCCGCTCATGACGGTCTTCGATAAGAGCATCACGCCCGTCGAGAATGAAATCCTCCCTATGGATTTCGCCGCACTGGTCCACGAAGCAATGGACATCCTGAAGGAGAAATATGCGGGATTTGCCGAACGCATTCTCCCACCGGGCGTCTCATTTGACGAGGAGCTTAATCTGCTGGCGGGCAATGTCCGCGAAGTATCCGAAACGATCAAGCGGCACATCGATCGCATTGCCGCTCAAGAGATCGCGATTGCGAACATGGTTGGTACCGGCTATGGTCGAGCGCTTCTTCCGTTTCCGAAGGAGTGCATTCGCTCCGAGATTCTCTGTCACGCCTTTGGTGCACACATCGCATTTCCGGACACGCGAACCGTTCTGGATATTGGCGGGCAGGACACGAAGGCCATCCAGGTAGACGATCAAGGGTTCGTCACGAGCTTTCAAATGAACGACCGCTGCGCTGCGGGTTGCGGGCGATATTTGGGCTATATCGCCGACGAGTTGGGAATCACTCTTAGCGAGCTCGGGGAGACAGCAACTCGCGCAACATGCGACGCGACAATCAGCTCAACATGCACCGTCTTCGCGGGCGCCGAACTTCGTGAACTGCAAAATCTGGGTGTTCCTCGTGAGGACATTTTAGGTGGCCTGCATAAAGCGATTGTGCAACGTGCGATGTCCTTGATCGCGCGTTCTGGTGGCGTCCGAAATGAGTTTACTTTTACGGGGGGTGTCGCCCGTAACCCGGCGGTGCTTAAGTATCTTCGAGGATTCATTACAGAGAATTATGGTGCCGATATTACGATGAACATCCACACGGATTCCATTTTTATGGGTGCGTTGGGTGGCGCCCGATTCGCGCGCTTAGGAGTCAATGTGGAATTGCCACGAGCGAAACGCTCGTCGGCACCAATCATGCCGACGATGGAGGAGGAAATAGGATGA
- a CDS encoding nucleotidyltransferase family protein, with protein MSVHASEVVILAGGASSRMGSAKALLAYAEGETFLDHIIASYRAAGVDRAIVVWSESASRDPRVLHAIAHPLTISLKTRHVFHENPSADRLESIRFGLRNWNGESSVFLQDVDRPFVNPSVIAALLSCEECTDFAAPDVFGHAGHPLLLSETVSHAVLEAPTTGMDFTLRDILRPFQRTLVRVGSMEEAFFLSININTPAEYREYFPVPESVNELVPA; from the coding sequence ATGTCGGTACATGCATCTGAAGTTGTAATTCTCGCGGGTGGCGCCTCTTCGCGAATGGGTTCGGCGAAGGCACTTCTAGCCTATGCTGAAGGTGAGACGTTCCTCGATCATATTATAGCATCGTATCGCGCCGCGGGTGTGGATCGCGCAATTGTCGTATGGTCTGAGTCTGCCAGCCGGGATCCGCGGGTGCTGCATGCAATAGCGCATCCACTGACCATCAGCCTCAAAACCCGACACGTGTTTCATGAGAATCCATCCGCCGATCGACTGGAATCCATTCGATTCGGATTGCGCAATTGGAATGGAGAGTCCAGTGTGTTCTTGCAGGATGTGGATCGTCCCTTTGTCAATCCATCGGTAATTGCTGCGCTCCTGAGCTGTGAAGAATGCACCGATTTTGCCGCGCCCGACGTATTCGGTCATGCCGGCCATCCACTTCTACTTTCCGAGACAGTCAGCCATGCTGTTCTCGAAGCGCCCACGACGGGTATGGATTTCACGCTTCGAGATATTTTGCGACCCTTTCAACGCACTCTAGTGCGGGTCGGGTCGATGGAGGAAGCTTTCTTCCTTTCGATCAACATTAATACACCGGCGGAATACCGCGAGTACTTCCCTGTTCCTGAGTCCGTGAACGAATTGGTCCCCGCGTGA
- the bcrB gene encoding benzoyl-CoA reductase subunit B — MSKIIAPPPFLKGAAKAAAKPSEVIKERSMLLQKQMLGDLFHDLTTAKDTGRKVVYTFVPGNLSELILAFDMLPVYPEINALQWGMRKKSGSLIRDAEKYGYSEDVCTYVKCDVGMFLNGNIGPTGEKLPPPDLLLLSYTGCFTFLKWFENLQKLYPGVPTAMLHTPYAADGVITEDMVTYMVRQLEEDVIPKMEMVSGKKFNPEKLSRHLGLASESEDWISKIFDLTKIVPSPIDAYFAGVYYIGPINAGFRGAESAVEYYHQLYLEVAERAREGRTPVTPEGELEEERFRLVVEGPPNWTHFREFWKLFYDMGAVVVASSYTKVGGLFDNGFRHDPDNPLESLARYCMGCYTNISLPERVNLLEGFIKDYKADGFLINSIKSCNSFSAGQLLIMRELEQRLGVPVSFIESDLVDPRYFSYANIKNRLDSFFQMMDQRKRVGGRHQFSKPEQTSSGEQCSMILPVLQQEGAL; from the coding sequence ATGTCGAAAATAATCGCACCTCCGCCATTCTTAAAAGGCGCTGCCAAAGCTGCAGCGAAGCCCTCGGAAGTCATCAAGGAACGGAGCATGCTGCTGCAGAAGCAAATGCTCGGCGACCTTTTCCACGATCTTACCACTGCAAAAGATACCGGACGCAAAGTAGTCTATACGTTCGTGCCGGGTAATCTTTCGGAGTTGATCCTTGCATTCGATATGCTGCCGGTCTATCCGGAAATCAATGCGCTGCAATGGGGCATGCGCAAAAAATCGGGTTCGCTGATTCGCGATGCAGAGAAATATGGATATTCAGAGGATGTCTGCACATATGTGAAGTGTGACGTCGGCATGTTCCTGAATGGAAACATCGGACCGACCGGCGAGAAGCTTCCACCCCCTGACCTGCTTCTTCTGAGCTATACCGGTTGCTTCACTTTTCTGAAGTGGTTTGAGAATCTTCAGAAGCTCTATCCGGGCGTGCCAACGGCCATGCTCCACACGCCGTATGCGGCGGATGGTGTCATAACCGAGGACATGGTGACCTATATGGTACGCCAGCTCGAGGAGGACGTCATCCCTAAGATGGAAATGGTCTCCGGCAAGAAATTCAATCCCGAGAAACTCTCGAGGCATCTCGGACTTGCGAGTGAAAGTGAAGATTGGATTTCAAAGATCTTCGATCTGACGAAGATCGTACCGTCACCGATCGATGCATATTTTGCCGGTGTCTACTATATCGGCCCGATCAACGCCGGATTTCGCGGGGCCGAGAGCGCGGTTGAATATTACCATCAGTTGTATCTTGAAGTAGCCGAGCGCGCCAGAGAAGGTCGCACTCCCGTCACACCGGAAGGCGAACTAGAAGAGGAGCGATTCCGGCTCGTTGTCGAAGGACCCCCGAATTGGACCCACTTCCGCGAATTCTGGAAGCTGTTCTACGATATGGGTGCGGTAGTTGTGGCGTCTTCATATACGAAAGTCGGCGGGCTCTTCGATAATGGATTTCGTCACGATCCGGATAACCCGCTGGAAAGCCTTGCACGATATTGCATGGGGTGTTATACCAATATCAGCCTGCCGGAGCGTGTGAACCTCCTCGAAGGATTCATCAAGGACTACAAAGCCGACGGTTTCCTGATCAACTCGATCAAGAGCTGTAACTCCTTCTCCGCCGGGCAATTGCTGATCATGCGCGAACTCGAACAGCGTCTCGGCGTGCCAGTATCTTTCATCGAGTCTGATCTGGTCGATCCGCGCTACTTTTCTTACGCGAACATTAAGAATCGTCTCGATTCCTTCTTCCAGATGATGGACCAGCGAAAGCGAGTCGGTGGACGGCACCAGTTTAGTAAACCCGAACAGACTTCGTCCGGCGAGCAGTGTAGCATGATCCTACCAGTGCTTCAGCAGGAGGGTGCGCTATGA
- a CDS encoding 2-hydroxyacyl-CoA dehydratase: MHRTFEKLISECEHIAFDLQFSHAKAWKRASSERFLAGYLPIYIPREVIHAMGGLPVGIMGTGDRMQIIKGDAYYQSYICHLPRGVVELAMSGAFAEFDAFIFPSICDVIRNLSGMFQIFKPDVFVKYLDLPQNFLPSVGGAYYRREIETTVEGILSHRSTVPFENEVWVERLNHSIRLYNENRALIERIVTIRQEYPWRVSAVDWYNVLRSGLAMPVEEHNNILYELEAYLQDDRGRPLDNIRVVISGAFCEQPPVGLIKTIELAGCYIVDDDFMLGSRWIEGDIAEDTSDPLGAIVDAYLQHSTFSASLYEAAPASGTKVERLASLVKSRKADGVIFAAPSFCDPALLDRPELQLGLERAGVRTIGFQYSENTGQFKVIKEEVGAFSDSIKLWGSGADGSEPDSHMWLPTVIEDLTAIA, from the coding sequence ATGCACCGAACATTCGAGAAGTTAATCTCGGAATGCGAGCACATCGCATTCGATCTACAATTCTCACATGCGAAAGCATGGAAACGCGCAAGTTCTGAGCGTTTCCTCGCTGGCTATCTGCCGATTTACATCCCTCGAGAAGTAATCCATGCGATGGGCGGACTCCCAGTCGGAATCATGGGTACTGGCGATCGGATGCAGATCATCAAAGGAGATGCATACTATCAGTCTTATATCTGTCATTTACCACGCGGCGTCGTGGAATTGGCGATGAGCGGTGCTTTTGCCGAGTTTGATGCATTCATCTTTCCATCGATTTGCGACGTGATCCGAAACTTGTCGGGAATGTTCCAAATCTTTAAGCCCGATGTATTCGTCAAATATCTTGACCTGCCGCAAAATTTCCTTCCGTCGGTCGGTGGTGCTTACTATCGGCGAGAAATCGAGACTACTGTTGAAGGGATATTGTCACACCGTTCAACAGTACCCTTCGAAAACGAAGTATGGGTGGAACGACTAAATCATTCTATTCGACTTTATAATGAGAATCGGGCGCTCATCGAGCGCATTGTTACAATCCGGCAAGAGTATCCCTGGCGGGTATCCGCAGTGGACTGGTACAATGTACTTCGGAGTGGGTTAGCCATGCCAGTGGAGGAGCACAATAATATTCTGTATGAGCTTGAAGCATACCTTCAGGATGATCGCGGACGTCCGCTGGACAACATCCGAGTTGTGATCAGTGGGGCATTCTGTGAGCAGCCTCCAGTTGGGCTGATCAAAACAATCGAACTGGCTGGTTGCTACATTGTAGACGATGATTTCATGCTGGGCTCGCGATGGATCGAAGGTGATATTGCTGAGGATACGAGCGACCCACTCGGGGCAATCGTCGATGCGTATCTCCAGCATTCGACGTTTTCCGCATCCCTCTATGAAGCTGCGCCAGCTAGCGGGACAAAAGTCGAACGTCTGGCGAGTCTCGTCAAAAGCCGAAAGGCGGACGGTGTGATCTTCGCCGCACCGAGCTTCTGCGATCCAGCCCTGCTCGATCGGCCTGAGCTTCAACTTGGACTCGAACGCGCTGGTGTTCGGACAATTGGATTTCAGTATAGTGAGAATACGGGCCAATTCAAGGTCATCAAGGAGGAAGTTGGCGCTTTCTCGGACTCGATCAAACTCTGGGGTTCCGGTGCTGACGGCTCGGAGCCTGACTCCCACATGTGGCTGCCGACCGTGATTGAAGATCTAACTGCAATCGCTTAA
- a CDS encoding molybdopterin-dependent oxidoreductase — MQTLTLRVNGRERSFLIEEHETLARVLRERAQLTGTKIGCEQGSCGACTVLVNGQPTLSCITPALRYDGAEVTTVEGVANGSKLNAVQEALIEHGALQCGYCTPGIVTTATAFLESNPHPTRAEIAEAISGNICRCTGYQKIIDGIEAAANAEFQPEQPSIPHAGSVIGKRTPLLDSRKKVTGEAKFTDDIIVPNALFCAFLRSTEPHATIESIDTTATLAMPGVRAVATGKDLTETFGVLAISQDQTAIAVEKVRFIGEIVAAVAAETEAEARNALKTIVIRYKPLPTAFHWKDALRPTDKAGLIHEQSTKHGCNLHKQAEMQLGARDETRPSAFTSSMEFDFPGINHAFLEPHAAIAVWDEHDGLTLTSATQVPHYTQRALAKVLHLPLEKVRVIKPFVGSGFGGKSDPFAHEMIVSYFAIKTCRPVRTRLSREEVFLTNHGRHPTHIALTTSMDAAGKLLSTNADVVIDGGAYGSFGVVTTYYNGVLLQAPYALDQYSFRSRRVYTNKPACGAMRGHGAVNPRYAMEVVLDDLAHQAGLDPIELRLQNLLPGNTQTLGQYRITSNGLPEAIETIRRDSGWDEKHGKLPHGRGIGVACGFFISGSALPIIWNDLPQSVVHLKVDFDGRVVIYSGASDIGQGSDTMLALVVAEELGVSLSKTFVHAADTRFTPVDLGSYSSRVTFMAGNAAKSAATKMRETILEAVARQHEIQATDLTIVNDRIQSANQRIDLSWQEAIDIATAHRGALATSGWYISPKLGGDFKGAGAGLSPSYSFGALIAEVEVNPTSGALRVLDLWGAHDCGRALNRLAVEGQLEGSWHMGMGQAVSEAMEFYDGLLLNGNLLDYRIPTSVDTPPIHTNIIETMDPEGPFGAKECGEGALHPVIPAIANAVFDAVGVRVTTLPITSESLLAAMKHQKFGEGRKVTSLTKKKLVKE, encoded by the coding sequence ATGCAGACACTGACACTTCGAGTTAATGGCCGCGAGCGGAGCTTCCTGATTGAGGAACACGAGACGCTCGCCCGGGTGCTTCGCGAGAGAGCTCAACTTACAGGCACAAAGATCGGCTGCGAGCAGGGAAGCTGCGGAGCCTGCACTGTCCTCGTCAATGGACAGCCAACACTCAGCTGCATCACGCCGGCACTGAGATACGATGGGGCCGAAGTCACAACCGTCGAGGGAGTCGCGAATGGCAGCAAACTCAACGCGGTCCAGGAAGCACTCATCGAACACGGCGCGTTGCAGTGTGGATATTGTACGCCTGGCATTGTAACGACTGCAACAGCATTTCTAGAATCGAACCCTCATCCCACCCGCGCGGAAATAGCCGAGGCGATCTCGGGAAATATCTGCCGTTGCACCGGCTATCAAAAGATCATCGATGGGATCGAAGCAGCAGCGAATGCTGAATTCCAGCCAGAACAACCTTCAATTCCGCATGCCGGCAGTGTGATCGGGAAGCGTACACCCCTGCTCGACTCGCGCAAGAAGGTGACCGGCGAAGCAAAGTTCACCGATGACATCATCGTGCCCAACGCGCTCTTTTGTGCATTCCTGCGGTCCACCGAACCGCACGCCACCATCGAGAGCATTGACACCACCGCCACTCTCGCTATGCCGGGCGTAAGAGCGGTGGCAACCGGTAAGGACTTGACCGAGACCTTCGGAGTGCTTGCCATTTCGCAGGATCAGACGGCCATTGCGGTTGAGAAGGTACGGTTTATTGGTGAGATCGTCGCCGCAGTCGCAGCCGAGACAGAAGCAGAAGCACGTAATGCCCTCAAGACCATCGTTATCCGATACAAACCGCTGCCCACCGCCTTTCACTGGAAGGACGCACTAAGACCGACCGACAAGGCCGGACTCATTCACGAGCAATCGACTAAACATGGATGCAATCTCCACAAACAAGCGGAGATGCAGTTGGGAGCGCGCGACGAGACCCGACCTTCGGCTTTTACATCGTCGATGGAGTTTGATTTTCCTGGCATCAATCATGCCTTCCTTGAACCACATGCAGCCATTGCAGTCTGGGATGAACATGACGGCCTCACGCTGACATCGGCTACGCAGGTGCCACATTACACCCAGCGCGCACTCGCAAAAGTACTTCATTTGCCTCTGGAGAAAGTCCGCGTGATTAAGCCATTCGTTGGCAGCGGGTTCGGCGGCAAGAGCGATCCATTCGCACACGAAATGATCGTCTCCTACTTTGCGATCAAAACCTGCCGCCCCGTTCGGACGCGGCTCAGTCGCGAAGAAGTGTTTTTGACGAATCATGGCCGTCATCCAACCCACATTGCGCTCACGACTTCTATGGATGCTGCAGGCAAGCTACTCAGCACCAATGCCGATGTGGTGATCGATGGTGGCGCATACGGCAGTTTCGGAGTTGTCACGACGTATTACAACGGAGTTTTGCTCCAGGCGCCGTATGCGCTCGATCAGTATAGCTTCCGATCACGGCGCGTCTACACGAACAAACCGGCCTGCGGCGCGATGCGCGGCCACGGTGCGGTCAATCCACGATATGCGATGGAAGTCGTACTCGACGATCTCGCCCACCAGGCTGGCCTCGATCCTATCGAGCTTCGACTGCAAAATCTACTGCCCGGTAATACACAAACACTGGGGCAGTACCGAATTACCAGCAACGGACTCCCCGAAGCTATTGAGACCATCCGACGTGACTCTGGCTGGGATGAAAAGCATGGGAAGTTGCCGCATGGCCGTGGTATCGGTGTCGCATGCGGATTCTTCATCAGTGGCAGCGCGCTTCCGATCATCTGGAATGACCTGCCACAGTCCGTCGTCCATCTCAAAGTGGATTTCGATGGCCGCGTTGTAATTTATTCCGGTGCGAGCGATATTGGCCAAGGCTCGGATACCATGCTAGCACTGGTGGTCGCCGAAGAACTCGGCGTTTCGCTCTCAAAAACATTCGTTCACGCCGCTGACACCCGGTTCACGCCTGTTGACCTGGGCAGCTACTCGAGTCGGGTGACCTTTATGGCAGGCAATGCCGCCAAGAGCGCGGCGACGAAAATGCGAGAGACAATTCTCGAAGCCGTTGCCCGCCAACACGAAATCCAGGCCACAGACCTCACAATCGTAAACGACCGGATTCAATCCGCCAATCAGCGAATAGATCTCTCCTGGCAAGAGGCGATCGATATTGCGACCGCACATCGTGGCGCGCTTGCGACAAGCGGCTGGTATATCTCGCCAAAGTTGGGAGGCGATTTCAAAGGCGCTGGCGCGGGGCTGAGCCCATCGTACAGTTTTGGCGCGTTGATCGCGGAAGTCGAGGTGAATCCCACAAGCGGCGCGCTCCGCGTGCTCGATCTCTGGGGCGCGCACGATTGCGGGCGCGCACTCAATCGCCTTGCTGTCGAAGGCCAACTCGAAGGCTCTTGGCACATGGGCATGGGACAAGCCGTGAGTGAGGCAATGGAGTTTTACGACGGACTGCTGCTCAATGGGAATCTGCTCGATTATCGGATACCGACGTCAGTTGATACGCCGCCCATCCACACCAATATCATTGAGACAATGGACCCGGAAGGTCCGTTCGGAGCAAAGGAATGCGGAGAGGGCGCTCTGCATCCGGTGATCCCGGCCATTGCCAATGCCGTATTTGATGCCGTTGGAGTTCGAGTAACGACCTTGCCGATAACATCCGAGAGCCTGCTCGCTGCGATGAAACACCAGAAATTCGGTGAGGGCC
- a CDS encoding XdhC family protein, with the protein MTNTILHSIIQLRERREPGVLCTIVKTEGSTPLKAGAQMLVRTDRSIVGTIGGGALEHAAIDDAVQTIACGSSQLFQHHLTRDHNMCCGGTVHLYTQFLDIPAQCVIFGAGHVGSALAAILVPLDFNVLLVDGRPGIIDHVTKASNSRGQAESLHQGITFINEAPEVALSSLLWDTNTYAVIATHSHSLDREVLRLVLRQPYKYCGMIGSKRKVIVSRKLFLDRGWATEEELDRVDMPIGIDIAACSPAEIAVSIAAGMVAIKNQSKPTHTKDKIPITNELLDYEQTSEGLCVLHS; encoded by the coding sequence GTGACGAATACTATTCTTCACAGTATTATCCAGCTCCGTGAGCGGCGCGAACCGGGCGTGCTGTGCACGATAGTTAAAACCGAAGGTTCAACTCCGTTGAAGGCTGGCGCGCAAATGTTGGTGCGAACAGATCGTTCGATCGTCGGAACAATCGGCGGCGGCGCACTGGAACATGCCGCGATCGATGATGCCGTACAGACAATAGCATGCGGTAGCAGCCAGCTGTTCCAGCATCACCTTACCCGCGATCACAATATGTGTTGCGGAGGTACGGTACATCTATACACACAATTCCTGGACATCCCGGCTCAATGCGTCATCTTTGGCGCAGGACATGTGGGAAGCGCTCTTGCAGCGATTCTTGTACCCCTGGACTTTAATGTTCTGCTTGTCGATGGACGTCCTGGCATCATTGACCACGTGACGAAGGCTTCCAACTCACGAGGACAGGCTGAGAGCCTCCACCAAGGAATCACTTTCATCAATGAAGCTCCAGAAGTAGCCCTTTCATCATTGCTCTGGGACACGAATACCTATGCCGTCATCGCAACTCATAGTCATTCACTCGATCGCGAAGTTCTTCGGCTCGTGCTTCGTCAGCCATACAAGTACTGTGGGATGATTGGGAGCAAGCGCAAGGTGATCGTGAGCCGAAAGCTCTTCCTGGATCGTGGATGGGCAACCGAAGAGGAGCTAGATCGTGTCGACATGCCCATCGGCATAGACATCGCCGCCTGCAGCCCAGCAGAAATTGCTGTAAGCATCGCGGCTGGGATGGTTGCAATCAAAAACCAGAGCAAACCAACACATACGAAGGACAAAATACCTATAACGAATGAGTTGCTCGACTATGAGCAAACTTCTGAAGGCTTGTGTGTTCTTCATTCATAA